A stretch of Caenorhabditis elegans chromosome IV DNA encodes these proteins:
- the Y55F3AR.2 gene encoding Thioredoxin domain-containing protein (Confirmed by transcript evidence), with protein MPVIVVNGDSDFDRKFSAGNGKAVFVDFTASWCGPCQYIAPIFSDLANQYKGSVFLKVDVDECRGTAATYGVNAMPTFIAFVNGQKKATIQGADESGLRSMVAKYASTSAAWSGTGQRLSGSTTGSSSSTSSSAPPRASGAAPPPAGPNPLEPVFRIIETINERLQGFGISGVNFAGFQLQPFHLLLAIALLIIFGPFGLLIALAVCFFTQPRGGGPAPGAPRAGGSGAGGAPRPPPPAGPRAFGGSGQRLGGN; from the exons atgccaGTAATAGTTGTCAATGGAGATTCGGATTTTGACCGCAAGTTCTCCGCGGGCAACGGGAAAGCGGTTTTTGTGGATTTTACAGCATCCTG GTGCGGCCCATGCCAGTACATTGCGCCGATCTTCAGCGACTTGGCCAATCAATACAAAGGCTCcgtttttctaaaagttgaCGTGGATGAGTGCCGTGGAACTGCCGCCACGTACGGCGTCAACGCAATGCCCACATTTATCGCATTTGTGAACGGGCAGAAGAAGGCGACGATTCAAGGAGCCGATGAGAGTGGACTGAGGAGTATGGTGGCTAAATATGCGTCGACTAGTGCCGCATGGTCTGGAACTGGACAA cgtcTCTCCGGCTCCACGACCGGCTCAAGCTCTTCCACGTCATCATCAGCTCCACCAAGAGCCTCCGGAGCTGCTCCACCACCCGCGGGACCAAATCCTCTGGAGCCAGTTTTCCGCATAATTGAGACAATTAACGAGCGCCTACAGGGATTCGGGATTTCTGGAGTCAATTTCGCCGGTTTTCAGCTTCAACCATTCCATTTGTTGCTCGCCATCGCACTTCTCATCATTTTCGGGCCATTTGGGCTTCTGATCGCCCTTGCCGTCTGCTTTTTCACTCAACCACGTGGAGGAGGACCGGCTCCGGGAGCTCCGAGAGCTGGTGGATCGGGAGCTGGCGGAGCACCAagaccaccaccaccagctgGACCAAGAGCTTTTGGAGGAAGTGGACAGCGACTTggaggaaattaa
- the cct-8 gene encoding T-complex protein 1 subunit theta (Confirmed by transcript evidence), with the protein MAMKIPKSGYNRFMKEGAQHFKGTDEAVQRNIEACTELASQIRSAYGPNGMNKMVINHIEKLFVTNDAATILKELEIQHPAARIIIMATEMQEKQIGDNTNTVVILAAALLEHAANLIHMGMTPQEVAAGYEQAAEKALEILPTLVVKEATDMKNIEEVRQYIRSAITSKQYDNEDIIADLVAKACVTTCPANSFNFNVDNIRICKIIGSGVHTSTVMNGMVFKRGAEGEIREARDARIAVYTCPFDLTQTETKGTVLIENADELRNFSKGEEAEVEEQVKAIADNGVKVVVAAGKFGDMYLHFLNKYKIMAVRLTSKFDLRRLCRTVGAQPQARICAPAVNLLGHCDSVAVQEIGDENVVVFDKKSETGKVATIIIRGSSQSRIDDVERAVDDAVNTYKALTKDGKLLAGAGAVEIELAKEIESFGAKAPGLEQYAIKKFAHALETLPKAIAENAGMPTTETLTKLYAEHVAGKKNAGIDIWKRETMDAVVNNIFDLYAGKRLAIKLATDAASTILKVDQIIMSKQATGGPKPRGPKAQDEDDDGMA; encoded by the exons ATGGCTATGAAGATCCCAAAGTCCGGTTACAACCGGTTCATGAAGGAAGGAGCTCAGCACTTCAAAGGAACCGACGAGGCTGTTCAGAGGAATATCGAGGCCTGTACGGAGCTCGCTTCGCAGATTCGATCGGCCTACGGACCAAATG GAATGAACAAAATGGTGATTAACCACATCGAGAAGCTCTTCGTCACCAACGACGCCGCCACCATCCTCAAGGAGCTCGAAATTCAGCATCCGGCCGCCCGTATCATCATTATGGCCACCGAGATGCAGGAGAAGCAg ATCGGAGACAACACGAACACCGTTGTGATCTTGGCGGCCGCTTTGTTGGAGCACGCTGCGAATCTCATCCATATG ggaATGACACCACAAGAAGTCGCTGCCGGATACGAGCAAGCCGCCGAGAAAGCCCTCGAAATCCTGCCAACATTGGTTGTAAAAGAGGCTACAGATATGAAGAATATCGAAGAAGTCCGTCAATATATTCGTTCAGCAATCACCTCAAAACAGTACGATAACGAGGATATTATCGCTGATTTGGTGGCAAAAGCGTGTGTAACCACGTGCCCGGCCAACAGTTTCAACTTCAACGTTGATAATATCAGAATCTGCAAGATTATTGGCTCAGGAGTTCATACTTCAACAGTTATGAACGGAATGGTCTTTAAACGTGGAGCCGAGGGAGAAATTCGTGAAGCTCGCGACGCTAGAATTGCAGTTTATACTTGTCCATTTGACTTGACTCAGACTGAAACTAAGGGAACTGTTCTTATTGAGAATGCTGATGAGCTTAGGAACTTCTCCAAGGGAGAGGAAGCTGAAGTTGAAGAGCAAGTTAAAGCTATTGCTGATAACGGTGTTAAG GTTGTCGTCGCCGCTGGAAAGTTCGGAGACATGTACCTCCATTTCCTgaataaatacaaaattatgGCCGTCCGTCTTACATCAAAATTCGATCTTCGCCGCCTCTGCCGTACCGTCGGAGCTCAACCACAAGCAAGAATCTGTGCTCCAGCTGTTAATCTGTTGGGACACTGTGATTCTGTGGCTGTTCAAGAGATTGGAGACGAAAATGTCGTCGTTTTCGATAAGAAATCGG aaaccggAAAAGTCGCCACAATCATAATCCGTGGATCCTCTCAATCTCGTATTGATGACGTCGAAAGAGCTGTCGATGATGCTGTAAACACCTATAAAGCTCTTACAAAAGACGGGAAATTGCTCGCCGGAGCCGGAGCCGTCGAAATTGAGCTCGCCAAAGAAATTGAGTCGTTTGGAGCAAAAGCACCTGGTTTGGAGCAATATGCAATCAAAAAGTTCGCCCACGCACTCGAAACTCTTCCAAAAGCTATTGCTGAGAACGCTGGAATGCCAACCACTGAAACTCTGACAAAACTCTACGCGGAGCATGTTGCTGGAAAGAAAAACGCTGGAATTGATATCTGGAAGCGGG aaacaatggACGCCGTCGTCAACAACATTTTCGACCTCTACGCTGGAAAACGACTGGCAATTAAGCTCGCCACAGACGCCGCCAGCACAATTCTCAAAGTTGATCAGATTATTATGTCAAAGCAGGCGACTGGAGGACCAAAACCACGTGGACCAAAGGCTCAAGATGAGGATGACGATGGAAtggcctaa
- the cct-8 gene encoding CCT-theta (Confirmed by transcript evidence) — protein sequence MTPQEVAAGYEQAAEKALEILPTLVVKEATDMKNIEEVRQYIRSAITSKQYDNEDIIADLVAKACVTTCPANSFNFNVDNIRICKIIGSGVHTSTVMNGMVFKRGAEGEIREARDARIAVYTCPFDLTQTETKGTVLIENADELRNFSKGEEAEVEEQVKAIADNGVKVVVAAGKFGDMYLHFLNKYKIMAVRLTSKFDLRRLCRTVGAQPQARICAPAVNLLGHCDSVAVQEIGDENVVVFDKKSETGKVATIIIRGSSQSRIDDVERAVDDAVNTYKALTKDGKLLAGAGAVEIELAKEIESFGAKAPGLEQYAIKKFAHALETLPKAIAENAGMPTTETLTKLYAEHVAGKKNAGIDIWKRETMDAVVNNIFDLYAGKRLAIKLATDAASTILKVDQIIMSKQATGGPKPRGPKAQDEDDDGMA from the exons ATGACACCACAAGAAGTCGCTGCCGGATACGAGCAAGCCGCCGAGAAAGCCCTCGAAATCCTGCCAACATTGGTTGTAAAAGAGGCTACAGATATGAAGAATATCGAAGAAGTCCGTCAATATATTCGTTCAGCAATCACCTCAAAACAGTACGATAACGAGGATATTATCGCTGATTTGGTGGCAAAAGCGTGTGTAACCACGTGCCCGGCCAACAGTTTCAACTTCAACGTTGATAATATCAGAATCTGCAAGATTATTGGCTCAGGAGTTCATACTTCAACAGTTATGAACGGAATGGTCTTTAAACGTGGAGCCGAGGGAGAAATTCGTGAAGCTCGCGACGCTAGAATTGCAGTTTATACTTGTCCATTTGACTTGACTCAGACTGAAACTAAGGGAACTGTTCTTATTGAGAATGCTGATGAGCTTAGGAACTTCTCCAAGGGAGAGGAAGCTGAAGTTGAAGAGCAAGTTAAAGCTATTGCTGATAACGGTGTTAAG GTTGTCGTCGCCGCTGGAAAGTTCGGAGACATGTACCTCCATTTCCTgaataaatacaaaattatgGCCGTCCGTCTTACATCAAAATTCGATCTTCGCCGCCTCTGCCGTACCGTCGGAGCTCAACCACAAGCAAGAATCTGTGCTCCAGCTGTTAATCTGTTGGGACACTGTGATTCTGTGGCTGTTCAAGAGATTGGAGACGAAAATGTCGTCGTTTTCGATAAGAAATCGG aaaccggAAAAGTCGCCACAATCATAATCCGTGGATCCTCTCAATCTCGTATTGATGACGTCGAAAGAGCTGTCGATGATGCTGTAAACACCTATAAAGCTCTTACAAAAGACGGGAAATTGCTCGCCGGAGCCGGAGCCGTCGAAATTGAGCTCGCCAAAGAAATTGAGTCGTTTGGAGCAAAAGCACCTGGTTTGGAGCAATATGCAATCAAAAAGTTCGCCCACGCACTCGAAACTCTTCCAAAAGCTATTGCTGAGAACGCTGGAATGCCAACCACTGAAACTCTGACAAAACTCTACGCGGAGCATGTTGCTGGAAAGAAAAACGCTGGAATTGATATCTGGAAGCGGG aaacaatggACGCCGTCGTCAACAACATTTTCGACCTCTACGCTGGAAAACGACTGGCAATTAAGCTCGCCACAGACGCCGCCAGCACAATTCTCAAAGTTGATCAGATTATTATGTCAAAGCAGGCGACTGGAGGACCAAAACCACGTGGACCAAAGGCTCAAGATGAGGATGACGATGGAAtggcctaa